ACAAGCATCTTCGAAAtctgcatgatatttcttgcggataatttcttggaaggaTAAGCGCCTCTCAACCAGGGAAatatcctcctttttcttttaaaTAAGACACTCTTTCCATTTAAGGGCTTCACCATGCTCTTTACGGAGCAAGGCCATCTGCTTCACAAGATCCGCGTTATGAGCAGATTCAAGGGAAAGCTGAGCCTCGTTATGAATAGTAACGTTCATTAACCTATCGTATTttttctgataataccaaacatcggacgTCAACTTGCTCATCTGCTCTCAGAGGTGTCTAAGCTCACTAAAGCCACTAGCTGGCAGGCGTAGGTTGTCTCAGGACTATGCAACCAAGCAAGAACAGAAACAAAAGGAAATAAGAAACGAACCTATGGTTTTAGATGACTCAACAACTAAGGCATAATCAACGGCCTTACGTCCATCCTCAACAACTTTGACAGCATTGTTATCTCTCTCAAGAGCCAACATACAAGCTTCCAAGGATCTCTGAGTCTTCCTCAGgtcatcctccaacgaagatatcttagaagcagaagcagcatcaataGACGAAGGTTTTTGTGTGCTAACAAGGGAATATTCTTGACGAGCACGCTCCAACagagcactcaagtgagtacacttagtcCTATAGAACTTGAACAGGGTACAACCAACATCTATctgtttgcaaagctgcaaacagaCGAGTATAAGAACATATGAAGAATCAAACAAAAGGCAAAACAGTAaagtaagaatcacttactgagaacgcgGAGAGACGGGGAAGGAAATCAGCATAGGTGTcaatgaaagcctccatctcttggatactACACACGCGGATTTCACTAAATCTCTGGATGGAGCGAAGGCAATCTGGGTCAAAGAATAGATTCTTAGCGGCACGATATTGAGCAGACATCACATCCAACTGCGAAGCTACTTCAAAAGAGATATCTAGATGATGACGATCAACCCCAGCAGAAAAAGGACCCTTCGAGTCCTGCATAATAGCTTCAAGGATGGAATCGTCAGAACTACCAAGGCTCAAGTTCTCAGGCAGCCTACCCTTGCTAGACTCAGTAACAACTCCATCGATCGCTTGAGAGCGAACATGGGGCACAATTATtgagccctcaccacgacgaagagacgacATGGTGGACGAACTGGGAACCGAAGAAAAAGCTTGGGcaccacctaagtccatatcaccagcagaaggaagattgcccagtacggtccaatctggtgacgaaggcggAGGTCCAACAGATTTGCTAACAGGGGCAACAGAAACATACTGAGTGCTCCCTAACGAGGTCGGAGTAGCATTGAAGGAGACGCTGgcaagtgaaatcacaaccttcttcttcggctgagagTCTGAACTGCTAACCCTCATCATTGGGGTAACAATCTTAGCAAACGAACCATTTGATTGAAGCGAAGTAGCAGGAGAtaaggaagactcttggaagctaCAGCAGCAGCCTCAGTAGCTGCCAAGAAAACATGCAATGCTCCGCCAGGGGCAGAAAATGAAGGCACCTTTGGAGACAAAGTAGGAGAAGGAGCTTGGACACTAACAGGGTTGATCAACGGAACATCACCACCAGCTATGAGATTCTCACCCTCCACTGAGCCAGCACAGATAGGACTGGTGTTATCCTTGGAAAATTCTTCctcaatatcattcaaatgagGGCTGAGGCCAGTATCCTCAACGTCCTCCATATCATCATCATCCGGCACCCCCTCCAACCTTGGTATCCTCAACTGATGCCTCAAGATCAATAACAACCTTCAACTTGCCTTTTATCTTGGAGGACTGTGGAAaaacacatgcgtcagctaaggatcaggggaaagatactaaggaacctacaaacacaaaggtatggcaatgatccttacctccgaaGGTGTTGGCGCAACTAATTCAGAtgaagcctttctcttcctagtcctagtagctacggaattaccagcagagTCCGGAGCAATCCTAGCAGCAAAACCCGGAGCAGTTCCAGCAGAACAATCAGGGGAAGACTGCAGACCAAAGATATCAGAATATCAAACAAATATATAAAAGCAAAAGCCTTCGAGGAAgaacgaaggttacctcatgcGAAGCAGCAGGGTtaaaaacccaaggctgatatccatcatacttctcaggcaaagaAAAAGCTGTATGGGGAACATGGGGATCAGCGGTAGTAAAACCGtaggcccaaggacccaccacacCAAGAGGAGTACGAAaccaacgatcatcatgatcaagacggagGCGGTCAGACTTAGGCAAATAtagcctagcagaataagggataacagtcaaaccagtcttgtCAATCTCCTCCAGTAGACGAAGGTTTTTACCCTCCCTGATTTGCTtggcagtaacatggatacgatgAAGGCAAACACTCCAAGGAAAAATATTAatcttctgaatagcatcagcgTACATAGATTTGAAGTTGGTAGGGGTATAATCCTCTTTCTTAGACCTCCCCTCGGAAAACGGGTCATAAGAGTCCAGAGTGGTCTTACCCTTGCTACGATACCAACACTCGCTA
This genomic stretch from Papaver somniferum cultivar HN1 chromosome 5, ASM357369v1, whole genome shotgun sequence harbors:
- the LOC113280000 gene encoding centrosomal protein of 162 kDa-like produces the protein MSSLRRGEGSIIVPHVRSQAIDGVVTESSKGRLPENLSLGSSDDSILEAIMQDSKGPFSAGVDRHHLDISFEVASQLDVMSAQYRAAKNLFFDPDCLRSIQRFSEIRVCSIQEMEAFIDTYADFLPRLSAFSIDVGCTLFKFYRTKCTHLSALLERARQEYSLVSTQKPSSIDAASASKISSLEDDLRKTQRSLEACMLALERDNNAVKVVEDGRKAVDYALVVESSKTIDFEDACASLAKFTAERNVLSSEVCSLKIRLVEAGSASSSMSHASLVKKLEELENVYQVLSSENTSLRIDVDDLRNERDTLVKDLEAAEVDLAEAQHSLEESLNHAGGLQEQLVGENAKINRLEGQISSLEISRQFYVAAKFKAEALQQANDQLSTRVSELNQKLASDLATKASQMKVQFEKSIIDYINDSFTEAERRAEGVVFPRLPYP